A stretch of bacterium DNA encodes these proteins:
- a CDS encoding Ig-like domain-containing protein: MKRVQALALAAVAVLLIVVACKLPDTAPPTVSITYPAHGAPLAKDTIRIKAYATDNVGVTRVEFSVDGSLLDTRTSGSDDTFSYLWDATSAAAGGHGLVATAYDAANNHSRDSVYVTIQSSDTVLPTVTITYPANGETLSKGAIAVKAHATDNVGITKVVFKVDTTTIATVTSGANDTFTTSWDAGSAASGGHAITAKAYDAANNTKQDSIYVTLTGGGGAGTHHAGEISASETWYRAGNPHFIDDDVYVDNNATLTIQPGCTVKFTSGTQLYCGDASAGAIVAVGKTDSTILFTSNATSPAPGDWSRISFYDNTMPATRFLYCTIEYGGPPGSGRGELYVSGCRAARVDGCKIWKSGDDGIVCATSGSSFTSWTSDTITACALYPIDVWPNDVKDIGAGNVLTGNTSNAIYVEGGIRTNAIVSNGTWRNLGVPYILSGDVEVAAPTGPVLTIEAGDTIKLASGVELYCGNTNPGAIAAVGTVTSPIIFTSAVPSSQFGDWRDIGLYSGTTNATRFVYCNFTYGGEAGSGHGEIYIEGNTNATMDHCDIRYSADYGIACGTNGSCFKTLTNTYIGYNLSYPIDIWPNDIRHLDTTDVVQFNNGHNGVWVEEGNGSNAITTSETWPLVRTMDGYELSGDIEVAGPTGPTLTLKPGTTVMMANDVELYCGYTDAGAINAVGTPTAPIKFTSILASPSPGSWKDVGFYDGSTNRCSLAYCTIKYGGSESSFDGDVHIENTILPVVQHDSIENSAGFGIYLDGLSYPDTSLLRSTNTFINDPSGDIHIP, translated from the coding sequence ATGAAAAGAGTACAAGCCCTGGCGCTGGCCGCAGTCGCCGTGCTGCTGATAGTTGTTGCCTGCAAGCTGCCGGATACGGCGCCGCCGACGGTGAGCATTACGTATCCGGCCCACGGGGCGCCGCTCGCCAAGGACACGATTCGAATCAAGGCCTACGCAACCGACAATGTCGGGGTCACGAGGGTCGAGTTCAGCGTCGATGGTTCGCTCCTGGACACGCGAACCAGCGGCAGTGACGACACGTTCAGCTACCTCTGGGACGCGACCTCGGCCGCAGCCGGTGGGCATGGCCTGGTCGCCACCGCCTATGACGCCGCGAACAACCACAGTCGGGATTCGGTCTATGTCACCATCCAGTCGTCCGATACGGTTCTACCGACTGTCACTATCACCTATCCCGCCAACGGCGAAACGCTGTCGAAGGGAGCGATAGCCGTCAAGGCGCACGCGACCGACAACGTCGGCATCACCAAGGTCGTATTCAAGGTGGACACCACGACTATCGCCACGGTGACATCGGGTGCGAACGACACTTTCACGACGAGCTGGGATGCTGGGAGCGCCGCGTCCGGGGGCCATGCGATTACGGCGAAGGCCTATGACGCCGCCAACAACACAAAGCAGGATTCTATCTACGTTACTCTGACCGGGGGCGGTGGCGCGGGGACCCACCACGCCGGCGAGATCAGCGCCAGTGAGACCTGGTACCGCGCCGGCAACCCGCACTTCATCGACGACGACGTCTACGTGGACAACAACGCCACCCTGACCATCCAACCCGGCTGCACCGTCAAATTCACATCCGGCACCCAGCTCTATTGCGGCGACGCCAGCGCGGGCGCGATTGTCGCGGTCGGCAAGACGGACTCGACCATCCTGTTCACGTCCAACGCCACGTCGCCTGCGCCCGGCGACTGGAGCCGGATCAGCTTCTACGACAACACCATGCCGGCCACGCGATTCCTCTACTGCACGATTGAATACGGCGGCCCTCCCGGTTCCGGCCGCGGCGAGCTGTACGTGTCGGGTTGCCGGGCAGCCCGGGTCGACGGCTGCAAGATCTGGAAGAGCGGGGACGATGGAATCGTCTGCGCTACGAGCGGTTCCAGCTTCACGTCGTGGACCAGTGACACGATCACAGCCTGCGCCCTGTATCCGATTGACGTCTGGCCCAATGACGTCAAAGACATCGGCGCCGGCAACGTTCTGACTGGCAACACGAGTAACGCCATCTATGTCGAGGGCGGGATCCGCACAAACGCCATCGTGAGCAACGGGACCTGGAGGAACTTAGGCGTACCCTACATTCTGTCGGGTGACGTTGAGGTCGCTGCCCCGACGGGTCCGGTGCTGACCATCGAAGCCGGCGATACCATCAAGCTGGCCAGCGGGGTCGAGCTCTATTGCGGAAACACGAACCCCGGCGCCATCGCCGCCGTGGGCACGGTAACATCGCCGATTATCTTCACCAGCGCGGTGCCCTCGTCTCAGTTCGGCGACTGGAGGGACATCGGGCTGTACTCCGGCACTACCAATGCGACTCGGTTCGTATACTGCAATTTCACCTACGGCGGCGAAGCCGGTTCGGGCCATGGCGAAATCTACATAGAAGGCAACACCAACGCTACGATGGACCACTGCGACATTCGCTACAGCGCCGACTACGGAATAGCCTGCGGCACGAACGGCTCCTGCTTCAAAACACTTACCAATACGTACATCGGATACAACCTATCGTATCCGATTGACATCTGGCCCAACGACATCCGGCATCTGGATACGACCGACGTAGTACAATTCAACAATGGGCACAATGGCGTCTGGGTGGAAGAGGGAAACGGTTCAAACGCCATCACAACCAGCGAGACTTGGCCCCTGGTCCGGACGATGGATGGCTACGAGCTGTCGGGCGACATCGAGGTCGCCGGTCCGACGGGGCCGACCCTGACCCTCAAACCAGGCACGACGGTCATGATGGCGAACGATGTCGAGCTTTACTGCGGCTACACCGATGCGGGCGCCATCAACGCCGTCGGGACCCCAACCGCGCCGATCAAGTTCACCAGCATCTTGGCATCGCCATCTCCGGGCAGTTGGAAGGACGTCGGGTTCTACGACGGGTCCACGAACCGGTGCAGCCTGGCGTATTGCACCATCAAGTACGGCGGCAGTGAATCCTCCTTCGATGGCGACGTCCACATTGAAAACACGATCCTGCCGGTAGTCCAGCATGACTCCATCGAGAACAGCGCGGGCTTCGGTATCTACCTCGACGGTCTGTCGTATCCGGACACGTCCCTGCTCAGATCCACCAACACTTTCATCAACGACCCGAGCGGCGATATCCACATTCCATAA
- the asnA gene encoding aspartate--ammonia ligase, translating to MATKKPAKKAAKKPVKRPVKKLVKKAPKKGSNFMPTPGKVGKAADLAGPGISTYEAVDKVLPVNYRPILDNKETQRALYAVKRYIEDGLAEALNLQLVQVPLIVEKESGMNDNLDRDGSRTPVDFPCGLGISPRMNAQVVQAATKWKRFALKQYGCNVGEGINTDMRAVRKDYFLDHDHSSYVDQWDWERVITAEDRNLEFLKMIVRKIWKVITGAEDFVQQMYPQLKDPRFPNLPKDLPFIHAEEILERYPDLPRKQRETRILKDYSPAVFIIGIGWVLKDGYPHEMRAADYDDWVTPTSQWTGKDTHGLNGDILVWNHLTQRRHELSSMGIRVTKETLKEQLKLSGQLDRLTLPYHSMIMKDQIPLSVGGGIGQGRVQQLLLRKAHIGEVTVTVWPKQLHDVCEKHNIFVLK from the coding sequence ATGGCAACAAAGAAGCCGGCCAAGAAGGCCGCAAAGAAGCCGGTGAAAAGACCGGTGAAGAAACTGGTCAAGAAGGCGCCCAAGAAGGGCTCCAACTTCATGCCCACGCCGGGCAAAGTCGGCAAGGCCGCCGACCTCGCGGGCCCGGGAATCAGCACCTACGAGGCTGTTGACAAGGTGCTGCCGGTTAACTACCGGCCGATTCTCGACAACAAAGAAACCCAGCGCGCGCTCTACGCCGTGAAGCGCTACATCGAGGACGGCCTCGCCGAGGCCCTGAACCTGCAGCTCGTGCAGGTGCCGCTCATCGTCGAGAAAGAAAGCGGCATGAACGACAACCTCGACCGCGACGGCTCGCGCACGCCGGTCGACTTCCCCTGCGGGCTCGGCATCAGCCCGAGGATGAACGCACAGGTCGTGCAGGCGGCGACGAAGTGGAAGAGGTTCGCCCTGAAGCAGTACGGCTGCAACGTCGGCGAAGGTATCAACACCGACATGCGCGCGGTCCGCAAGGACTACTTCCTCGACCACGACCACAGTTCCTACGTCGACCAGTGGGACTGGGAGCGCGTCATCACCGCCGAAGACCGGAACCTCGAATTCCTCAAGATGATCGTCCGGAAGATCTGGAAGGTCATCACCGGGGCCGAGGACTTTGTGCAGCAGATGTACCCGCAGCTCAAGGACCCGCGGTTCCCGAACCTGCCCAAAGACCTGCCCTTCATCCACGCCGAGGAAATCCTCGAGCGTTACCCGGACCTGCCGCGCAAACAGCGCGAGACCCGCATCCTGAAGGACTACTCGCCGGCCGTGTTCATCATCGGCATCGGCTGGGTCCTCAAGGACGGCTACCCGCACGAAATGCGCGCCGCGGACTACGACGACTGGGTCACGCCCACCTCGCAGTGGACCGGCAAGGACACGCACGGTCTGAACGGCGACATCCTGGTCTGGAACCACCTGACCCAGCGCCGGCACGAGCTTTCCTCGATGGGCATCCGTGTGACCAAGGAGACCCTGAAGGAACAGCTCAAGCTGTCGGGCCAGCTCGACCGGCTCACTCTGCCCTACCACAGCATGATAATGAAGGACCAGATTCCGCTGTCCGTCGGCGGCGGCATCGGCCAGGGGCGCGTGCAGCAGCTGCTGCTGCGCAAGGCGCACATCGGAGAAGTGACGGTCACGGTGTGGCCGAAGCAGCTCCACGACGTCTGCGAGAAGCACAACATCTTCGTGCTGAAGTAG
- a CDS encoding lamin tail domain-containing protein, with amino-acid sequence MGIALLLALVAGGRIAITEVMADPRGITGSHYPEDRNEFVELYNAGDTAIDLLDWTIDDGDAVDKIRAWTDSSILNPGSLRLGTTLLDPHCYAVILDPEYTDTMPLGGYVQPYHFGANALILTVGNTTIGDELQSNDPVTLAASAAYGFADTSTFGTPWDPNDSFPHDAGDGISWERIDLAGPDTVSNWVPCRDTAGCTPGAANSTTTFLDLAVTGITLADTSTRKPGDTLVADIKVTNAGFKQADTWSISVFLDRNGDARPDVGQFETRVAGHPLSRGRDTSLQVRLVCPSLTSDLCARLPNTDGDSTNNFARLTIMPGGAQRLFDLNRSSFSPNGDGFEDTLAVIYRVPAANGTLKVTVFDLGGRQVTTLFSGRPPNQNGVVYWNGLSSSGARAPIGIYAVWVEYSSSGTSRTEKLPVVLLRK; translated from the coding sequence GTGGGAATAGCCCTGCTTCTGGCGCTCGTGGCCGGCGGCCGCATTGCCATCACCGAGGTCATGGCCGACCCCAGGGGCATCACCGGTTCTCACTACCCCGAAGACCGAAATGAGTTCGTCGAGCTCTACAACGCGGGCGACACCGCGATTGACCTGCTCGACTGGACAATAGATGACGGCGACGCCGTAGACAAGATCCGCGCCTGGACCGACTCCTCAATCCTGAACCCCGGGTCGCTGCGTCTGGGCACGACATTGCTGGACCCGCATTGCTACGCCGTGATTCTCGACCCGGAATACACCGACACGATGCCGCTTGGTGGCTATGTCCAGCCGTACCATTTCGGAGCGAATGCCCTGATTCTCACGGTGGGTAATACCACGATTGGAGACGAACTCCAGAGTAACGACCCGGTAACGCTTGCGGCATCGGCCGCGTACGGATTCGCTGACACGAGCACCTTCGGCACGCCGTGGGACCCGAACGACTCTTTCCCGCACGACGCCGGCGATGGAATCTCGTGGGAGAGGATCGATTTGGCCGGCCCGGATACGGTCAGCAACTGGGTTCCTTGCCGCGACACGGCCGGCTGCACTCCCGGAGCCGCTAATAGCACCACGACATTCCTCGATCTGGCCGTCACGGGCATCACGCTCGCGGACACGTCGACACGAAAGCCGGGCGACACCCTCGTCGCCGACATCAAGGTGACAAATGCCGGCTTCAAGCAAGCCGACACGTGGAGTATCTCGGTGTTCCTCGACCGCAATGGCGACGCAAGACCCGATGTCGGCCAATTTGAGACAAGAGTGGCCGGTCACCCTTTGTCGCGAGGGCGTGACACTTCGCTGCAGGTCCGCCTGGTCTGTCCTTCTTTGACGTCCGACCTCTGCGCTCGACTGCCGAACACTGACGGCGACTCGACCAACAACTTCGCGAGGCTGACCATCATGCCCGGCGGAGCCCAGCGGCTGTTCGACCTCAACCGGTCGAGTTTCAGCCCGAACGGCGACGGCTTCGAAGACACCCTCGCCGTTATCTACCGCGTACCCGCTGCGAACGGAACGCTCAAGGTGACGGTCTTCGACCTCGGCGGCAGGCAGGTCACAACGCTCTTCAGCGGCCGTCCGCCCAACCAGAACGGCGTGGTCTACTGGAACGGGCTCAGCTCATCCGGTGCGCGGGCACCAATCGGCATCTATGCGGTCTGGGTCGAGTACAGCAGCAGCGGGACGAGCCGTACCGAGAAGCTGCCGGTTGTGTTGTTGCGGAAGTAA
- a CDS encoding M23 family metallopeptidase — MERLQVLVALKRRNRFLNLSVPAHAIYLGIAGVVALLVCGSLLGSFAVSSLTDSGRAGRLARENTSLKAQVAAYAAAMDTFRQFVVKTEQMDNVLRASVNLPLIPGDIRLMGIGGSVPTTPAPQVDAMLRRVRFEQQSLADIEGAVKQQEARLQNVPSIWPVQGWVASGYGYRPDPFTGARTLHPGLDIVAPPGTPVEATAAGRVTFAGWKSDWGRCVEIDHGGGIRTFYAHCRTLKVSDGQKVSRGDVIATVGNSGRSTGTHLHYGVLAGGNWVNPENYVLTQLSAN, encoded by the coding sequence GTGGAACGTCTCCAGGTTCTGGTTGCCCTGAAGCGTCGCAACAGGTTTCTGAACCTGTCCGTTCCCGCTCACGCCATCTACCTCGGTATCGCCGGGGTGGTGGCGCTCCTCGTTTGTGGGTCGCTCCTCGGGTCGTTCGCCGTGTCGAGCCTGACCGACAGCGGCCGAGCCGGACGTCTCGCCCGCGAGAACACCAGCCTCAAGGCACAGGTTGCCGCCTATGCCGCAGCGATGGACACGTTCCGCCAGTTCGTCGTCAAAACCGAGCAGATGGACAACGTGTTGAGGGCGTCGGTGAATCTGCCGCTGATCCCCGGCGACATCCGATTGATGGGCATCGGCGGAAGCGTGCCAACCACCCCGGCGCCGCAGGTTGACGCAATGCTGCGGCGGGTGCGGTTCGAGCAGCAGTCGCTGGCCGACATCGAGGGCGCGGTGAAGCAACAGGAAGCGCGCCTCCAGAACGTGCCTTCCATCTGGCCGGTGCAGGGCTGGGTTGCGTCAGGGTATGGTTACCGGCCCGACCCGTTCACCGGCGCGCGGACCCTGCATCCCGGCTTGGACATCGTCGCGCCGCCCGGGACGCCGGTCGAAGCGACCGCAGCCGGACGTGTCACCTTCGCCGGCTGGAAGAGCGACTGGGGTCGGTGCGTCGAGATCGACCACGGCGGCGGCATCAGGACGTTCTACGCGCACTGCCGGACGCTCAAGGTGAGCGACGGTCAGAAGGTGTCGAGAGGCGATGTCATCGCCACCGTGGGCAATTCCGGGCGTTCGACCGGAACCCACCTTCACTACGGTGTTCTCGCCGGCGGCAACTGGGTGAATCCGGAAAACTACGTCCTCACCCAACTCAGCGCGAACTAG